The following are encoded together in the Pelagicoccus enzymogenes genome:
- a CDS encoding glycoside hydrolase family 2 TIM barrel-domain containing protein yields MAIFRKRLIEGWSFRILDTEDLPISVCLPHNPFVSDLDGCDHWQGLCEYRRALKLDAIQEDAKYVLHFGAAMHTTAVAIDGERVGGHSGGYLPFEVDITQWVADGCEHVLTVVVDNTDNAEVPPGKPSDELDFCYYGGLYRHVELRVYPSIHITDPVSASVVASGGIFVRTEKLNSEEATLAISVHVANGSNLNRPYCIRYRILDESKKIVASNTHESQVLVAYDDRTHVFSEVIRNPQLWDLDAPLLHTIVVEIVSPEGVLIHCVEERFGIRWIDVSRSEGLRLNGKRIRPLGTNRHQDYPRIGYALSDAAQYRDAKRIKEAGFDYVRLSHYPQSPAFLDACDELGLLVMNCIPGWQFLGGEAFREACFQNARDLVRRDRNHPCVIFWELSLNETEMDEAFMSELMRIGHEEFPGDQMLVCGWIDRFDVFIHSRQHGKIHTWQNGDKALVVAEYGDWEFYASNEGFDQKTGAGLLADWSNSRAFRSEGERRLRRQAHNHIVALNDTLSSPAVTDGLWSMFDYPRGYSPTRAACGVMDIHRLPKYSYFFFRSQRSPDQVSDRWKGGPMVYIASRWVENSILDVLVFSNCQQVSLTVNGKMHGPLVPSLTLNNQHLRYPPFLFQLDRFERGTLEATGLIDGIAVARHCIATPGTPARLTLQISDEGIFGNPHEADVLLAHARLVDQAGNICKMATNEVAFEIVGGARIVGPENVLCESGVASIVLHRSPGCDRFTLVATCEGIGATSFEYCIGGTMVGSSERPEAPKPLG; encoded by the coding sequence ATGGCGATTTTTAGAAAACGTTTGATCGAGGGGTGGTCGTTCCGGATATTGGATACGGAAGATTTGCCGATTTCGGTCTGCTTGCCTCACAACCCGTTTGTCTCAGACCTAGACGGGTGTGACCACTGGCAAGGCCTCTGCGAGTATCGGCGAGCGCTGAAGTTAGACGCGATCCAAGAGGATGCCAAGTACGTGCTTCATTTTGGCGCGGCAATGCATACGACGGCGGTTGCCATCGATGGTGAACGGGTCGGAGGCCACTCTGGAGGCTACCTTCCGTTTGAAGTTGATATTACCCAGTGGGTTGCCGATGGATGCGAGCATGTTTTGACCGTCGTGGTCGACAATACAGACAACGCGGAAGTGCCGCCCGGAAAACCTTCCGATGAACTCGATTTCTGTTACTACGGAGGATTGTATCGCCATGTTGAGCTGAGAGTCTATCCATCCATCCATATTACGGATCCGGTCTCAGCTAGTGTTGTAGCAAGTGGAGGTATATTTGTACGTACCGAGAAACTGAACTCGGAAGAGGCGACTCTTGCGATCTCGGTCCACGTGGCAAACGGGTCTAACTTGAACCGTCCATATTGTATTCGTTATCGCATACTCGATGAGTCGAAGAAGATCGTTGCCTCAAACACCCATGAGTCGCAGGTGCTGGTAGCTTACGACGATCGAACACATGTGTTTTCGGAAGTTATTCGTAATCCTCAGCTTTGGGATCTAGACGCTCCGCTCCTCCACACGATCGTGGTGGAAATTGTTAGTCCGGAAGGGGTCCTGATTCATTGCGTAGAAGAGCGGTTTGGTATTCGCTGGATCGATGTTTCTCGCAGCGAAGGACTTCGCTTGAATGGAAAGCGAATACGGCCACTCGGAACCAATCGGCATCAAGATTATCCAAGAATCGGATACGCCCTTTCGGATGCTGCGCAGTATCGTGACGCGAAAAGGATAAAGGAGGCGGGCTTTGATTACGTCCGCCTCTCGCACTACCCACAATCTCCAGCCTTTCTAGATGCCTGTGACGAACTTGGCTTGTTAGTGATGAATTGTATCCCGGGCTGGCAGTTCCTCGGAGGCGAGGCTTTTAGGGAGGCCTGTTTCCAAAACGCGAGGGATCTCGTGCGAAGAGACCGTAACCATCCGTGCGTAATATTTTGGGAGCTTTCACTCAATGAAACGGAAATGGACGAAGCGTTCATGTCCGAACTGATGCGTATTGGCCACGAGGAGTTTCCGGGAGACCAGATGCTCGTCTGTGGCTGGATCGACCGCTTCGACGTATTCATCCATTCGAGACAGCATGGTAAGATCCATACTTGGCAGAACGGAGACAAAGCGCTTGTAGTTGCCGAATATGGTGACTGGGAGTTTTACGCTTCGAACGAAGGGTTCGATCAAAAGACGGGGGCAGGCCTACTTGCGGATTGGAGCAACAGTCGCGCCTTTCGTAGCGAGGGCGAACGCCGCCTGCGGCGGCAGGCACATAATCACATCGTCGCTTTGAACGATACTTTGTCTTCTCCTGCTGTTACCGATGGACTTTGGTCGATGTTCGATTACCCGCGGGGGTACAGTCCCACTCGGGCCGCCTGTGGGGTGATGGATATCCACCGTTTGCCGAAGTACTCTTACTTTTTCTTTCGGAGCCAGCGTTCGCCAGATCAGGTAAGCGACCGTTGGAAAGGGGGACCCATGGTGTACATCGCGTCGCGATGGGTGGAGAACTCAATTCTCGATGTCTTGGTATTTAGCAATTGCCAACAGGTTTCTTTGACGGTGAACGGCAAAATGCACGGACCGCTCGTCCCCTCGCTCACTTTAAACAATCAGCACCTTCGCTACCCGCCCTTCTTGTTTCAGTTAGACCGTTTTGAACGAGGGACCCTAGAGGCAACCGGGTTAATTGATGGGATAGCGGTGGCTCGACATTGTATTGCTACCCCGGGTACGCCGGCGCGTTTGACTCTACAAATTTCGGACGAAGGCATTTTCGGCAACCCGCATGAAGCTGATGTCCTGCTTGCTCATGCTAGATTGGTGGATCAAGCTGGAAATATCTGCAAGATGGCTACAAACGAAGTAGCCTTTGAGATCGTGGGAGGAGCAAGGATTGTTGGTCCGGAGAACGTGCTCTGCGAGTCAGGAGTTGCCTCGATTGTTCTGCATCGATCGCCCGGTTGCGATCGCTTCACCCTGGTTGCCACTTGCGAGGGGATCGGCGCGACAAGCTTCGAATACTGCATCGGTGGAACGATGGTTGGAAGCAGCGAACGACCGGAGGCCCCAAAGCCGCTAGGCTGA
- a CDS encoding LacI family DNA-binding transcriptional regulator, with protein MKKAKTMKTNGSGTAKKITIYDLAKHTGFSPGTVSRVLNNRDRVKSETRETILKAAKELDLKPQASVRARQIAILTDPLFSDRVEGYAATLTAHLSFALSRRKMGIVLPTDPYEELPGLFLDGIVVVTYDEKLLDFLKDFEKRIPIVYMDKFEATERQYCVYSDHYHSGYLAAKYFIEHGKQKLACFGGEGQGFEQRLEGYRQAIQEAGLEYQNRMMISARSGRDSAAVTRIIRGGADCIYVPGTSLQAMECIHLLTYVMGLRVPEDIGIIGGENEGISELINPPLTAIEEPLSEMAEAAADMLDDLTLGQKVNKRTVKMPVRMIERNSV; from the coding sequence ATGAAGAAAGCGAAAACAATGAAGACGAACGGCAGCGGTACCGCGAAGAAGATTACGATCTACGATTTAGCCAAGCACACTGGATTTTCGCCCGGCACCGTAAGCCGCGTGCTCAACAACCGGGACCGAGTCAAGAGCGAGACCCGTGAGACCATCCTGAAAGCGGCCAAGGAGCTGGATTTGAAGCCTCAGGCCTCGGTTCGTGCGCGGCAGATCGCGATCCTGACGGATCCTCTATTTTCTGACCGCGTAGAAGGTTATGCAGCCACTTTGACTGCTCACTTATCGTTCGCCCTTTCTCGCAGAAAGATGGGCATCGTGCTGCCTACGGATCCCTACGAGGAGCTTCCCGGATTGTTCCTGGACGGCATCGTAGTGGTGACCTATGATGAAAAGTTGCTCGACTTCCTAAAGGATTTCGAGAAGCGGATTCCTATTGTTTACATGGATAAGTTCGAGGCCACGGAACGACAGTACTGCGTCTACTCAGATCACTATCATTCAGGCTATCTCGCAGCGAAATACTTTATCGAGCACGGCAAGCAAAAGCTCGCTTGCTTTGGCGGCGAAGGGCAGGGCTTTGAGCAGCGACTCGAAGGTTATCGGCAGGCGATCCAGGAAGCAGGCCTAGAATACCAAAACCGAATGATGATTTCAGCTAGGTCCGGTCGGGACTCCGCTGCGGTAACACGGATCATAAGAGGCGGAGCCGATTGTATTTACGTGCCGGGTACAAGCTTGCAGGCGATGGAGTGCATACATCTATTGACCTATGTGATGGGGCTCCGGGTTCCTGAGGATATCGGGATTATTGGGGGCGAAAACGAAGGGATTTCAGAACTGATCAATCCGCCGCTAACGGCGATTGAGGAACCTTTGAGCGAGATGGCGGAAGCCGCTGCAGACATGCTGGATGATCTTACCTTAGGGCAAAAAGTTAACAAGCGCACTGTGAAGATGCCGGTGCGAATGATCGAAAGGAATTCAGTTTAG
- a CDS encoding MFS transporter yields MIESESNSRSLSGDALFKREGEDRLTKPEDKVSLGEKSALGSGYLSLFFGNMAVNSLAMPVYNMTLHVSPILLGTALSIPRLWDAITDPAVGYISDNLHTRWGRRRPLIVLGAILQAIAFGMIWMVPMDWGEKAMAGYLLGSLLVFYTCYTIFGVPLTSLTFEMTPDYKERTRVTSFCGFFHKIGELGYSWLFPLATLSVFGSVMYGVRFVGWVVAILLLGVVGILPGIFVKERYYKVSKKQKKVKFWSSAAESLKNKAFAVLVGLTICQIVAGMFASSTDYYLIVYYMFDGDITEGSHWKAVLSTAYAIVGIVSIYPINWLSNRYGKKTALNVIFAMVFFGSIGKWVLYTPGNPWKILIDPLFCGPIWTAIAVLLPSMVADICDDDELRHGQRREGMFGSVFLWIQKVGYSLSIFGMTIALQVSGFDAERGGDQSSESILTLRLFLAISTAVWAILAIAILFFYPITRQRAYETRDALEERRGTV; encoded by the coding sequence ATGATTGAATCCGAATCCAATTCTAGGTCGCTCTCCGGCGACGCACTCTTTAAGAGGGAGGGGGAGGACCGTCTGACGAAGCCTGAGGACAAGGTGAGTCTCGGCGAGAAGTCAGCCTTGGGCTCCGGCTATCTGTCATTGTTTTTTGGAAACATGGCCGTCAATAGCCTGGCGATGCCGGTTTATAACATGACGTTGCACGTGAGTCCGATTTTGCTAGGTACGGCCTTGTCGATCCCTCGGCTCTGGGACGCGATCACGGATCCAGCCGTTGGATACATTTCCGACAACCTGCATACGCGATGGGGCCGTCGCCGGCCATTGATCGTGCTTGGTGCGATCCTGCAAGCGATCGCCTTTGGCATGATTTGGATGGTGCCGATGGATTGGGGCGAGAAGGCCATGGCCGGCTACCTGCTCGGTTCGCTTCTAGTGTTTTACACCTGCTACACCATATTTGGGGTGCCCTTGACCAGCCTGACCTTTGAAATGACGCCTGATTACAAGGAGCGTACGCGGGTGACCTCCTTTTGCGGCTTTTTTCACAAGATCGGTGAGCTTGGCTATTCGTGGCTGTTTCCGTTGGCGACCTTGTCGGTTTTTGGTAGCGTGATGTATGGTGTACGATTCGTGGGCTGGGTTGTGGCGATTTTGCTTTTGGGCGTAGTCGGAATCTTGCCGGGCATCTTCGTGAAGGAGCGCTACTACAAAGTCTCCAAGAAGCAGAAGAAGGTTAAGTTTTGGTCGAGCGCCGCGGAGTCTCTCAAGAACAAAGCCTTTGCGGTGTTGGTGGGTTTGACCATCTGTCAAATCGTCGCTGGCATGTTCGCGTCGAGCACCGACTATTACCTGATCGTCTACTATATGTTCGACGGCGATATCACCGAAGGTTCGCATTGGAAGGCGGTGCTTTCCACAGCGTACGCGATCGTGGGAATCGTATCCATTTATCCGATAAACTGGCTTTCGAACCGCTACGGGAAGAAGACCGCGTTGAACGTGATCTTTGCTATGGTCTTCTTCGGATCGATCGGGAAATGGGTGCTATATACGCCGGGCAACCCATGGAAAATTTTGATCGATCCCTTATTCTGCGGTCCTATCTGGACCGCTATTGCGGTGCTGCTACCGTCGATGGTCGCCGATATCTGCGACGATGACGAGCTCAGGCATGGGCAACGTCGCGAGGGCATGTTCGGCTCCGTATTCTTGTGGATACAAAAGGTCGGCTACTCGCTTTCCATCTTTGGCATGACGATCGCGTTGCAGGTGTCTGGGTTCGACGCCGAACGCGGTGGTGATCAAAGTTCCGAAAGCATCCTGACGCTACGGCTCTTCCTCGCCATCTCGACTGCAGTGTGGGCGATCCTTGCCATCGCCATCTTGTTTTTTTATCCCATCACCCGCCAGCGAGCCTACGAGACTCGAGACGCTCTGGAGGAGCGTCGAGGTACAGTTTAG
- a CDS encoding tetratricopeptide repeat protein, which produces MDHRIDRIESRLLLPWNDHGQSIVELAGLYHINGFNVEALACYKIALSESDVAADILLYRRADLASQMGDFAMARTSLFDCLEKTPDYLPARLKLAELEYKSGDADHALQRYRSILDSHKTQPQALLAIARDQLRENDVQESIVTLKKLVLANPGFSDGFSLLSQALERVGQGQLAAEIRESAPRQKPSPLEDPWLDSLMSDCYDSQRLGFAFENHLKAGELDRALELVDRMEAIRPNDPHAYQQRGYAFYQVGRYADAAEAYEQALENGGDPSTVRYFLADSLAKAGLGKRAESVVLEEINRTGGDADILVLMASLAGERGSAEQKKWLEKALAMDPYHVEGNREISRLYWSLGKRNESVEALQKLRQLLTQDIASRVMIGRYALELDRPEDAIDPLQEAVEIDPKNQDASALLALACLRTGNEEARAGAFDSAISFYDRAIDVSADGEEAYLNKVQLCLKLERFDLAEATVADLIERRPDDPVLYVSLGDVRMASGDLEGAIASWKEAMVRSEGNRELRRVIEQRLKEDG; this is translated from the coding sequence TTGGATCATCGTATAGACAGGATCGAGAGCCGGCTCCTGCTGCCGTGGAACGATCATGGGCAGTCGATTGTCGAGCTGGCAGGCCTGTATCATATAAATGGATTCAACGTGGAAGCACTAGCGTGCTACAAAATCGCGTTGAGCGAGAGCGATGTAGCAGCGGATATCCTGCTTTACCGTCGTGCTGATCTAGCGAGCCAGATGGGCGATTTCGCTATGGCCCGAACGTCCTTGTTCGATTGTTTGGAGAAAACGCCCGACTATCTGCCGGCCCGTCTCAAGTTGGCGGAACTGGAATACAAGTCAGGCGACGCCGACCATGCCTTACAGCGGTATCGCAGCATTCTCGATTCGCACAAAACGCAGCCACAAGCTTTGCTGGCAATAGCGCGCGACCAATTGCGCGAAAACGATGTACAAGAATCTATTGTCACGTTGAAAAAGCTGGTGCTCGCGAATCCCGGGTTTTCGGATGGGTTCTCATTGCTGAGCCAAGCATTGGAACGGGTCGGGCAGGGGCAGCTCGCAGCGGAAATCCGCGAGAGCGCACCTCGTCAAAAGCCTTCCCCTCTGGAGGATCCATGGCTAGATTCCTTGATGAGCGATTGCTACGACAGCCAGCGACTCGGTTTCGCGTTCGAGAATCATCTCAAGGCTGGCGAGCTTGATCGGGCTTTGGAACTGGTAGACCGGATGGAAGCGATACGGCCTAATGACCCGCACGCGTACCAGCAAAGAGGATACGCCTTCTACCAAGTAGGCCGTTACGCGGATGCGGCAGAGGCCTACGAGCAAGCCTTGGAAAATGGGGGCGACCCGTCCACCGTTCGCTATTTTCTTGCCGATTCTCTGGCGAAAGCAGGCTTGGGAAAACGTGCAGAGTCCGTCGTGCTCGAGGAAATCAACCGTACGGGAGGAGACGCGGACATCCTTGTTTTGATGGCCTCACTCGCAGGAGAACGTGGGAGCGCTGAACAGAAAAAATGGTTGGAGAAAGCCTTGGCGATGGATCCCTATCACGTTGAAGGAAATCGCGAAATTTCTCGGCTTTACTGGAGCCTGGGAAAACGAAACGAATCTGTCGAGGCCCTCCAAAAACTGCGTCAGTTGCTTACTCAGGACATAGCCTCGCGGGTTATGATTGGCCGCTATGCTCTTGAGCTAGACCGACCGGAGGATGCGATCGATCCCTTGCAAGAGGCGGTAGAGATCGACCCGAAAAATCAGGATGCCAGCGCTTTGCTCGCTTTGGCTTGCTTGCGTACAGGAAACGAGGAAGCCCGGGCGGGCGCATTCGATTCCGCTATCAGTTTTTACGATCGAGCGATCGACGTCTCGGCAGATGGCGAGGAGGCTTACCTGAACAAGGTGCAGCTTTGCCTGAAGCTCGAACGCTTCGACCTGGCCGAAGCGACCGTAGCGGACCTGATCGAGCGGCGCCCTGACGACCCCGTTTTGTATGTAAGCCTTGGAGACGTGAGAATGGCATCTGGAGATTTGGAAGGAGCTATAGCCAGCTGGAAAGAGGCCATGGTACGCAGCGAGGGAAATCGCGAATTGCGCAGGGTCATAGAACAGCGGCTCAAGGAGGACGGCTAA
- a CDS encoding FG-GAP-like repeat-containing protein: MKASPSAFIRTFLCVGALMYSNNGFARFTNVSDSVGIDYLHADKIEVPSNEALGLDRVTHTPVSNHAGAAAFDADGDGWTDFVAGRYNKPPVLFINQRDGTFVEEGDARGLSVAQDSGAFAAGDFDGDGDQDLFVVPHRGERYYLFINDGTGVFVEEATQRGAAVSTSELPHEGHSVGLVDFDLDGYLDVYVSEWGPDAGVEPDLHSVLLRNLGAENPGHFENVTLAAGLAQPENAVARQHGFSTGWADFDEDGWPDLALMADFGGSRFYWNRGDGTFIEGTDAAGVGLDEFGMGIAIADYDLDGDLDYYATSIFDQKLFDETGTNTGNKLYQNSGSRRFYEVAKAAGVDRVGWSWGAAFFEYDNDGDPDLFVTNGMDSAEWEVFFYQDALDDPTTVFQNDGAGRFNDITPASGVADQGYGKAVVVLDYDNDGDEDVIVTQTFGKPIVYRSNASENGKKWIRFRLQGDQSNRDGIGAVVRVTDGAKTQTALFNPSNAYMGQREGVLHLGLGDAGETVDSIQVIWPSGIRQDIENLNTNEVHLLVEPDVELIAPIIETQPVGGSFEVGERLELSLAVLGDTGVTVSWEKDGVPLDGANRHELNIKLLQPYDAGVYRARVKNAAGETLTNEVLVEVGIALEDHSVARWWNEFLLDAIRKDFPAPTIHGRNLYHLSAVMWDVFWAYESDGWNRARAVFHQEPLSEADWHGDRIASQREAISYACFRVLEQRYRNSVSSERILYNITWLMDQLGYDVLIDSIEGNAPAAVGNRIAASILQQTLNDGSNESNGYVDTSGYEAANEPMVFKLPGTNMADPNRWQPLAFDFRVTQNGIPTEEKVQSFVGVNWREVDTFAIEKDSGITIAWDPGSPPLFGTETHDQFVAAAVEVIRYSSLLDPAGGEMIDVSPGGLLNNPLGTNDGQGRSVNPFDLDPETGEPKPYEPNMVNHADYGRILAEFWADGPASETPPGHWNTLLNEVSEHPLFERKYMGLGVEMDELEWNIQSYLALNGAMHDAAVAAWTLKRQYDYSRPISMIRCLGGFGQSSDPDGPSYHVYGLPLIEGLIEVVTEASVAAGQRHEHLSAEIGKIAIRAWAGEPADSHTQVGGVDWILAENWLPYQRSTFVTPAFAAYVSGHSTFSRAGAEVVSLLTGSPYFPGGMGQYTFPKGEFLEFEYGPSDDVTLQWATYFDAADQAGLSRLYGGIHVRADDFIGRTLGARIGVEAFLKAHSLRGKAVKPSALRQSIFGLKTAGGSDGNFVTLDFDDGQPRPISQASSVDAAQQAGDEGVFFVFDDDPSTSYSPDYKVVVKASGLSDALLASPVGTQEAVSAEFEIESGEVRLLAVRAWTNGEESTRPTISLSRVDADGETLVASNKVRDRGSLDSIVEVLALRDGMSAEEAKAFSAALVVPLDAGRFRVEARGEGPAQPIRLEIEEVKW, translated from the coding sequence ATGAAGGCGAGCCCGTCAGCTTTCATACGGACGTTCCTATGCGTCGGTGCCTTGATGTATTCGAACAACGGATTCGCGCGGTTTACTAACGTTAGCGACAGCGTGGGGATTGACTATTTGCATGCGGACAAGATCGAAGTCCCGAGTAACGAAGCCTTGGGCTTGGATCGAGTGACTCACACCCCGGTTTCAAACCATGCGGGCGCTGCCGCGTTTGACGCGGACGGCGATGGGTGGACGGATTTCGTAGCGGGGCGATACAACAAGCCTCCCGTGTTGTTTATAAACCAGCGGGATGGAACCTTCGTCGAAGAAGGCGATGCACGGGGGCTATCGGTGGCGCAGGACAGCGGAGCGTTTGCCGCAGGTGACTTCGATGGAGATGGTGATCAGGACCTATTCGTCGTACCGCATCGTGGCGAGCGCTACTATCTTTTTATCAACGATGGGACAGGCGTCTTCGTAGAGGAAGCCACGCAACGGGGAGCGGCGGTTTCGACCAGCGAGCTTCCGCACGAAGGGCACAGCGTCGGGCTGGTCGATTTTGATTTGGACGGGTACTTGGACGTCTACGTGAGCGAGTGGGGACCAGATGCTGGTGTGGAGCCAGACCTGCACTCCGTGCTATTGAGAAACCTAGGGGCAGAAAACCCAGGACACTTCGAAAACGTAACCCTGGCGGCCGGGCTGGCTCAACCTGAAAATGCTGTTGCCAGACAGCACGGGTTTTCTACTGGATGGGCCGACTTCGACGAGGATGGTTGGCCGGATCTCGCTTTGATGGCGGATTTTGGAGGAAGCCGCTTCTACTGGAATCGCGGGGACGGTACCTTTATCGAAGGCACCGATGCGGCTGGTGTTGGGCTGGACGAGTTTGGCATGGGGATCGCTATCGCGGACTACGATTTGGACGGAGACCTGGACTACTATGCGACATCGATTTTCGACCAGAAGCTCTTCGACGAAACGGGTACGAACACTGGAAACAAGTTGTATCAGAATTCTGGATCAAGGCGATTCTACGAAGTTGCCAAGGCGGCGGGAGTGGATCGTGTCGGGTGGTCTTGGGGTGCGGCGTTTTTCGAATACGACAACGATGGCGATCCGGACCTTTTTGTTACGAACGGCATGGATTCGGCTGAATGGGAAGTTTTCTTTTATCAGGACGCCCTCGACGACCCCACCACAGTATTTCAAAATGACGGTGCGGGACGGTTTAACGATATCACTCCAGCTTCGGGAGTGGCGGACCAGGGATATGGGAAGGCGGTCGTAGTACTGGACTACGATAACGACGGCGACGAGGATGTGATCGTCACCCAAACCTTCGGCAAGCCGATCGTTTATCGGAGCAACGCGTCCGAAAATGGAAAGAAGTGGATACGCTTTCGCTTACAAGGTGATCAGTCGAATCGAGACGGAATTGGAGCCGTGGTCCGCGTGACCGATGGAGCGAAGACCCAGACTGCTCTCTTCAATCCAAGCAATGCCTACATGGGGCAAAGGGAAGGCGTATTGCACTTGGGACTGGGGGATGCCGGCGAAACGGTAGACTCCATTCAGGTGATCTGGCCGAGCGGGATTCGGCAGGATATAGAAAATCTGAATACAAATGAAGTGCATTTGTTGGTGGAGCCGGATGTTGAGCTCATCGCTCCAATCATCGAGACACAGCCAGTCGGTGGGAGTTTCGAGGTAGGGGAAAGACTTGAACTGTCGCTGGCGGTGCTTGGCGACACGGGCGTGACCGTCAGCTGGGAGAAAGATGGTGTTCCGCTTGATGGAGCCAACCGACACGAGTTGAACATCAAGCTCCTACAGCCTTACGATGCCGGAGTCTATCGAGCGCGTGTCAAAAACGCTGCAGGGGAGACATTGACTAATGAAGTTTTGGTCGAGGTGGGGATCGCACTGGAAGATCACTCTGTGGCCCGATGGTGGAACGAGTTTTTGTTGGATGCCATCCGCAAGGATTTTCCTGCCCCAACGATTCACGGCAGAAACCTGTACCACCTTTCCGCTGTGATGTGGGATGTTTTCTGGGCCTACGAGTCGGACGGTTGGAACCGAGCCCGAGCAGTGTTTCATCAGGAACCCCTCTCCGAGGCGGATTGGCACGGGGACCGCATTGCGTCCCAGCGGGAAGCAATCAGCTACGCCTGCTTTCGAGTGCTTGAGCAGCGCTACCGAAACAGTGTAAGCAGCGAGCGAATACTTTACAATATCACCTGGCTCATGGATCAGTTGGGCTACGATGTCCTTATTGACTCAATCGAAGGCAATGCGCCTGCCGCCGTGGGCAATCGGATCGCTGCTAGTATTCTCCAGCAAACGCTCAACGACGGATCAAACGAGTCGAATGGATACGTGGACACAAGTGGCTACGAGGCAGCGAACGAGCCGATGGTCTTTAAGCTGCCCGGTACGAACATGGCCGACCCCAATCGTTGGCAGCCGCTTGCCTTCGATTTTAGGGTAACGCAGAATGGAATACCCACCGAGGAAAAGGTGCAGAGCTTCGTAGGCGTGAATTGGCGCGAAGTGGACACGTTCGCGATCGAGAAGGACAGCGGAATAACCATAGCTTGGGATCCCGGTTCGCCGCCCCTGTTTGGGACGGAGACGCACGACCAATTCGTGGCGGCTGCGGTGGAAGTGATTCGCTACTCCTCGCTCTTGGATCCGGCTGGGGGCGAGATGATCGACGTGTCGCCCGGAGGTTTGCTGAATAATCCTTTGGGAACGAATGATGGGCAGGGCAGAAGCGTGAACCCCTTCGATCTCGATCCTGAAACGGGAGAGCCAAAGCCGTACGAGCCGAATATGGTCAACCACGCGGACTATGGGAGAATCTTGGCCGAGTTTTGGGCCGACGGCCCAGCTTCGGAAACGCCCCCGGGGCACTGGAATACGTTGTTGAACGAAGTGAGCGAGCACCCTTTGTTCGAGCGCAAGTACATGGGCCTAGGCGTGGAGATGGACGAGCTGGAATGGAACATCCAATCGTATCTCGCCTTGAATGGCGCCATGCACGATGCGGCGGTGGCAGCATGGACCCTGAAGCGGCAATACGACTATTCGCGGCCCATCTCCATGATTCGCTGCCTAGGAGGATTTGGGCAATCGAGCGATCCCGATGGACCGAGCTATCATGTTTACGGATTGCCGCTGATAGAGGGCTTGATCGAGGTGGTAACTGAGGCAAGCGTGGCGGCAGGGCAGCGTCACGAGCACTTGTCTGCCGAGATAGGAAAGATTGCGATACGAGCTTGGGCCGGTGAACCGGCCGATAGCCATACCCAAGTCGGCGGTGTCGATTGGATCCTTGCGGAGAACTGGTTGCCGTACCAGCGCAGCACCTTCGTGACGCCGGCTTTCGCGGCTTATGTTTCAGGTCACAGCACTTTTAGTCGTGCCGGAGCTGAGGTCGTTTCGCTGCTTACAGGTTCGCCCTATTTCCCGGGCGGGATGGGGCAGTACACCTTTCCGAAAGGCGAGTTCCTCGAATTCGAGTACGGGCCAAGCGATGACGTGACCTTGCAGTGGGCAACCTATTTCGACGCCGCGGACCAAGCGGGCCTCTCGCGCCTCTATGGCGGTATCCACGTCCGAGCGGACGACTTTATTGGTCGAACGTTGGGAGCACGTATAGGGGTGGAAGCCTTCTTGAAGGCGCATTCGCTGAGAGGCAAGGCAGTGAAGCCGAGCGCGTTAAGGCAGTCTATATTCGGGCTGAAGACTGCCGGTGGGAGCGATGGCAACTTCGTAACTTTGGATTTCGATGACGGGCAACCGAGGCCTATCTCGCAAGCGAGCAGCGTCGACGCCGCTCAACAGGCGGGGGATGAAGGCGTGTTTTTTGTTTTCGATGACGATCCATCCACTTCCTATTCCCCTGATTACAAGGTTGTAGTGAAGGCGAGCGGCCTATCGGACGCATTGCTCGCATCGCCAGTGGGAACGCAGGAAGCGGTCTCGGCCGAGTTTGAAATTGAGAGTGGGGAAGTCCGGCTACTTGCCGTACGGGCTTGGACGAACGGCGAGGAATCCACGCGGCCAACGATTTCGCTTTCACGTGTCGACGCTGATGGAGAGACGCTTGTCGCCAGCAACAAAGTACGTGACCGAGGCAGCCTTGACTCGATCGTCGAGGTGCTGGCCTTGCGTGATGGCATGAGCGCAGAGGAGGCGAAGGCCTTCTCTGCTGCGCTCGTAGTTCCGCTGGATGCGGGCCGATTCAGGGTTGAGGCAAGGGGAGAGGGCCCAGCACAACCGATACGCCTAGAAATAGAGGAGGTGAAATGGTGA